One window of Cataglyphis hispanica isolate Lineage 1 chromosome 12, ULB_Chis1_1.0, whole genome shotgun sequence genomic DNA carries:
- the LOC126853466 gene encoding 26S proteasome non-ATPase regulatory subunit 11 — protein MAGAMLFERAQAVSMTNRSEGISLLNEIVSDPSIGADDDEDNICVKEQGILHLGELYKKEGKAKELAELIKATRPFLSLISKAKAAKLVRSLVDFFLDLEAGIGIEVQLCKECIEWAKEERRTFLRQSLEARLIALYFDTGMFSEALQLGSALLKELKKLDDKQLLVEVQLLESKTYHALSNLAKARAALTSARTTANAIYCPPKMQAALDLQSGILHAADERDFKTAYSYFYEAFEGYDSVESPKALIALKYMLLSKIMLRTPEDVQTIMSGKLAVKYAGLDLDAMRAVAEASHRRSLADFQKAVKQYRQELEDDVIVRAHLGSLYDAMLEQNLCRLVEPYSRVQVGHIASCISLPLAQVEKKLSQMILDKKLRGVLDQGEGVLIVFEDTPRDKTYEIALDTIHSMGKVVDTLYQKAKKLT, from the exons ATGGCCGGTGCGATGTTGTTCGAACGGGCTCAGGCTGTTTCGATGACAAACCGAAGCGAGGGTATCTCGCTACTCAACGAGATCGTCTCGGACCCGAGTATCGGCGCCGACGATGACGAGGACAACATCTGTGTCAAGGAGCAGGGTATCCTTCATCTGGGCGAGCTCTACAAGAAGGAGGGTAAGGCGAAGGAGCTGGCCGAGCTTATCAAAGCTACCAGACCGTTCCTTAGTCTTATTAGTAAAGCGAAGGCCGCCAAGCTTGTCCGCTCTTTGGTGGACTTCTTCCTGGATCTGGAGGCTGGTATAGGTATCGAG GTGCAATTGTGTAAAGAATGCATAGAATGGGCAAAGGAAGAACGCAGAACGTTTTTAAGGCAATCGTTAGAAGCCCGTTTAATAGCTCTTTATTTCGACACGGGCATGTTCAGCGAAGCATTGCAATTGGGGTCTGCTCTTCTCAAAGAACTCAAAAAACTGGATGACAAACAATTACTAGTGGAGGTTCAATTGTTAGAGAGCAAGACATATCACGCATTGAGCAATTTAGCAAAAGCGAGAGCGGCGCTCACCAGTGCCAGGACAACTGCCAACGCGATTTACTGTCCACCTAAAATGCAAGCAGCTCTAGATCTACAATCAGGAATACTGCATGCTGCAGACGAACGAGACTTCAAGACtgcttattcttatttttatgaagCCTTTGAAGG ATATGACAGCGTTGAAAGTCCCAAGGCATTGATCGCGCTCAAGTATATGCTACTTTCTAAAATTATGTTGCGCACGCCGGAAGACGTTCAAACTATCATGTCAGGCAAACTGGCGGTGAAATACGCGGGATTAGATCTAGACGCAATGCGTGCGGTAGCTGAAGCTAGCCACCGACGATCACTAGCAGATTTTCAGAAGGCAGTTAAGCAATATCGACAAGAATTGGAAGACGATGTAATCGTACGTGCACATCTCGGTTCTCTCTATGATGCTATGCTGGAACAAAATTTGTGTCGTTTAGTCGAACCTTATTCAAGAGTCCag GTAGGTCATATTGCCTCGTGCATATCTTTGCCATTAGcgcaagtagaaaaaaaattatcgcagaTGATTCTGGACAAGAAACTACGAGGAGTTCTTGATCAAGGAGAAGGTGTTTTAATTGTATTCGAAGATACACCACGCGATAAAACTTATGAAATCGCATTAGATACAATACATAGCATGGGAAAAGTCGTCGATACACTTTATCAGAAAGCCAAGAAACTCACCTAG
- the LOC126853487 gene encoding uncharacterized protein LOC126853487, with protein MQKEPKGTPKSGRIRRVHDQNVSEIAGKTVLDVTLSNISKNGTTSRNRTTMMPGDITHKMLKKKITVNSRQSIMPPHLSKNLDTECRQKKADTECKEVELGLLYDEYLQAMMMDLIIKKKTEEKKHLMVTQLATIAQEIDQDTKKLMKIKSRERDIINLSLAQKEVDAQLAAVTECTKHETFKIAKDMLSKLQFFLQPMDVLRCNGIILPKTQDEWENTQEILTKCTNTLKSIINLIGLKGEVYCTVNDGLKTFVEIYNEIENLKKKLEETLCHLQVIILKNATFSLMHAGNQ; from the exons ATGCAGAAAGAGCCAAAAGGCACTCCAAAATCAGGACGAATTCGAAG agttCATGATCAAAATGTATCGGAGATTGCAGGAAAGACTGTATTAGATGTCACATTatccaatatttcaaaaaatggaACTACTTCTCGTAATAGAACAACTATGATGCCAGGTGACATTACACATA AAATGCTGAAAAAGAAGATTACAGTAAACAGTAGGCAGTCAATTATGCCACCgcatttatcaaaaaacttAGACACTGAATGTAGACAAAAGAAAGCAGATACTGAATGCAAAGAGGTAGAACTTGGACTTCTTTACGACGAATATTTACAAGCTATGATGATGGATctcataataaagaaaaagactgAAGAGAAAAAACATTTGATGGTCACACAATTAGCCACTATAGCACAGGAGATTGAccaagatacaaaaaaattgatgaaaatcaAATCAAGAGAAcgtgatataataaacttaagCTTAGCACAAAAAGAAGTAGATGCGCAATTAGCTGCAGTAACAGAATGTACCA aacATGAAACATTTAAGATTGCAAAAGATATGCTATCCaagctacaattttttttacaacctATGGACGTATTGCGGTGTAATGGTATAATACTTCCTAAAACACAAGATGAATGGGAAAATACTcaagaaatattaacaaaatgtacaaatacCTTAAAGagcatcataaatttaattggatTGAAAGGCGAAGTGTATTGCACTGTTAATGATGgattaaaaacttttgttgaaatatataatgaaatagaaaatctaaagaaaaa attggAAGAAACACTCTGCCATTTacaagtaataatattgaaaaatgctacattttcattaatgcATGCTGGAAATCAATAG
- the LOC126853478 gene encoding uncharacterized protein LOC126853478 — MIKSIRTVLAPLLIISYVSGLRIIELSAGRSRVCFSILYMLLFWSNYFFYLRFIIISYFTNAHYTIEYYICIGLDILITLVSIVFGVYHDKKFRNCLRKLDIIDNTLLNIGTTTDYYKLYKKTICLILGWLLLIILMTYGIAYWMKNEYNYNILTVFYAFIIRNYCSYINMINDMIIASIFGYVGLKFDQVNQHLLNLTRDNKCRIKRAWKSSMHQHRFSQTPNKEWMIWIIIHLHSELRKISREIDSIFGAQMTFKMGCNFFWLVLDLRELLGVILINNYITSNKILYFIMALMWLCQNILKLFFIIYACETISTKANATGNLINKVSYSICDGEARENISQLLLQITQSPVRFYGIGLFQYNYKFLYGFSSSITTVVVLLIQAYINKQTF, encoded by the exons ATGATTAAGAGCATTCGAACAGTTTTAGCACCGCTCTTGATAATCAGTTATGTGTCTGGATTAAGAATTATCGAATTGTCTGCAGGTCGTTCAAGAGTATGTTTTAGTATCTTATATATGCTCCTATTTtggtcaaattattttttctacttaaggtttataataatatcttattttactaATGCACATTAtactattgaatattatatatgtattgggCTAGACATTTTGATAACATTAGTATCAATTGTTTTTGGAGTGTATCATGATAAG aaatttagaaattgtttGAGGAAGCTCGACATTATTGATAACACATTGTTGAATATTGGAACAACGACTGATTATTACaagctatataaaaaaacaatatgtcTCATCTTAGGATGGCTcctattgattatattaatgactTATGGAATAGCATATTGgatgaaaaatgaatacaactataatattttgacagttttttatgctttcattatacgaaattattgttcttatattaatatgatcaaTGATATGATTATTGCAAGTATTTTTGG ataCGTaggattaaaatttgatcaagtTAACCAACATCTTTTGAATTTAACAAGAGATAACAAATGTAGAATAAAGCGAGCTTGGAAAAGTTCCATGCATCAACATAGATTTTCACAAACTCCAAACAAAGAATGGATGATATGGATCATAAT ACATCTTCATTCGGAGTTGCGTAAAATATCCCGTGAGATAGACTCGATATTTGGAGCACAGATGACTTTCAAAATgggatgtaattttttttggcTAGTGCTCGACTTGCGTGAACTTCTCGGTGTAATActcatcaataattatatcacatctaataaaatactatactTTATTATGGCATTAATGTGGCTTTGTCAAAacattttgaaactttttttcattatttacgcATGCGAAACGATCAGCACTAAG GCAAATGCCAcgggaaatttaataaataaagtgtcATACTCTATTTGTGATGGTGAAGCACGTGAAAAT atatcacAGCTCCTATTGCAAATAACTCAATCACCGGTAAGATTCTATGGAATTGGACTTTTCCAATATAACTACAAATTTCTTTATGGG ttcaGTTCATCGATTACGACCGttgtagttttattaatacaggcgtacataaataaacaaacattttaa
- the LOC126853483 gene encoding THUMP domain-containing protein 1 homolog, with protein MDTRKRNNKYVIDHRNNYKRRKQLILEPGMTGFLCTCNFHEKGCITDAYKLLNLFADEKSDTNKESEILSTTNIINKKEADKSLKDIDEDEDISTVLEKEINELRTEHEMPLSSRKFQVVDTGAKNMIFIASTLPNPLELVTKILIKLDTTKEQCTRYLLRLLPIEVICKAYMDDIKTKASALFEKYFAQEPKTFSIVFNRRNNNSIKRDEIIQDLAEIILKKNPGNKADLKNPEIAVVVEIIRGICLFSIAPNYYKFKKYNLLEICNSTKNKIISDKETERTELINEKSEGDISTIISSTQEAEESTDRSSETLEIEEKNK; from the exons ATGGATACACggaaaagaaataacaaatatgttATTGATCATCGTAACAATTACAAAAGACGTAAACAATTGATATTAGAACCGGGTATGACGGGATTCTTATGTACATGCAACTTTCACGAAAAAGGCTGTATCACTGACGCTTACAAATTGCTTAATCTGTTTGCAGATGAGAAATCGGATACAAATAAG gaatctgaaatattaagcacaacaaatattattaataaaaaagaggctgataaatctttaaaagataTCGATGAAGATGAAGATATATCCACTGTCTTGGAGAAAGAAATCAATGAACTTAGAACAGAGCATGAAATGCCACTATCTTCTCGAAAATTTCAA GTAGTAGATACAGGTgccaaaaatatgatttttatagcaAGTACTTTACCAAATCCATTAGAGCTAGTCACCaaaattcttatcaaattGGATACAACCAAAGAACAGTGTACTAGATACTTATTAAGATTACTTCCAATAGAAGTTATATGCAAAGCGTATATGGATGacataaaaacaaaagcaagtgcattatttgaaaaatattttgctcaaGAACCTAAAACATTCAGCATTGTGTTTAA tCGTCGTAATAATAACAGCATTAAGAGGGATGAGATTATTCAAGATTTGGcagaaataattctaaaaaaaaatccgggTAATAAAGCAGACTTGAAGAATCCAGAAATAGCCGTGGTTGTTGAAATTATACGTGGAATCTGTTTATTCTCTATTGctccaaattattataaatttaaaaaatacaaccTTCTTGAAATATGCAATAGTACGAAAAAtaag ataatttccgataaagaaacagagagaacagaattaataaatgaaaaaagtgaAGGAGATATAAGTACAATTATATCAAGTACGCAAGAAGCGGAGGAGTCTACTGACAGAAGTTCAGAAACTTtggaaattgaagaaaaaaacaagtaa